The Daucus carota subsp. sativus chromosome 7, DH1 v3.0, whole genome shotgun sequence genome window below encodes:
- the LOC108195164 gene encoding GDSL esterase/lipase At2g23540, which yields MDRSYANAAVLVFVIVNLSFIVRADDDDDLKNGASYIFGDSLVDAGNNNYLQTLSKADIKPNGIDFKASNGNPTGRYTNGRTIGDIVGEELGQPHYAVPFLAPNTTGRTILHGVNYASGGGGIMNATGRIFVNRLSMDIQIDYFNITRKQIDKLLGASKARDFIMKKSIFSITVGSNDFLNNYLLPVLSIGARVSETPDAFIDDLLNQLKGQLTRLYKLDARKFILGNVGPLGCIPYQKTINQLSENQCVELPNKLALQYNAKLKDLVAQLNDNLPGATFVHANVYDLVMEVITNYAKYGFTTASRACCGNGGQFAGIIPCGPTSSMCTDRDKHVFWDPYHPSEAANIIIAKQLLDGDAKYISPMNLRQLRDL from the exons ATGGACAGAAGTTATGCTAATGCTGCTGTGCTTGTATTTGTCATTGTCAATTTGAGTTTCATTGTGAGGGCCGATGACGACGATGATCTCAAGAATGGGGCTTCGTACATTTTTGGCGATTCTTTAGTTGATGCAGGAAATAATAACTATCTGCAGACATTGTCCAAGGCGGATATCAAACCAAATGGAATTGACTTCAAGGCTTCAAATGGAAATCCTACAGGCCGCTACACCAATGGCAGGACCATAGGCGACATTGTAG GGGAGGAACTAGGACAACCACACTACGCAGTGCCATTTCTGGCCCCAAATACTACTGGGAGGACTATACTGCATGGAGTTAATTATGCATCAGGAGGTGGTGGGATTATGAATGCCACTGGACGAATCTTT GTTAACAGGCTTTCTATGGATATACAGATTGATTACTTCAACATTACCCGAAAGCAGATTGATAAATTGTTGGGTGCATCAAAGGCCAGAGATTTTATCatgaaaaaatctattttctcaATCACCGTCGGATCAAATGATTTTCTCAACAATTATCTACTTCCAGTCCTCTCCATCGGAGCCAGAGTCTCAGAAACCCCTGATGCCTTCATCGACGATCTTCTGAATCAACTCAAGGGCCAACTCACA AGACTTTACAAGTTGGATGCCAGAAAATTCATTCTTGGGAATGTCGGACCACTGGGTTGCATTCCTTATCAGAAAACAATCAATCAGCTAAGTGAGAACCAGTGCGTGGAATTACCAAATAAGCTGGCACTTCAATACAATGCTAAATTAAAAGACCTCGTCGCTCAATTAAACGACAACCTCCCAGGAGCCACATTTGTCCATGCAAATGTTTATGATCTGGTCATGGAAGTCATAACAAACTACGCAAAATATG GATTCACGACAGCAAGTAGAGCTTGCTGTGGAAATGGAGGCCAATTCGCAGGTATCATACCATGCGGACCAACATCTAGTATGTGCACGGATCGTGACAAGCATGTTTTCTGGGATCCTTATCATCCTAGCGAAGCTGCGAATATTATTATTGCCAAACAATTGCTTGATGGAGATGCTAAATACATCTCTCCCATGAATCTCAGGCAACTCAGAGATCTCTAA